A segment of the Sanyastnella coralliicola genome:
ATGCGCCTTGCTCTGGGTAAGAGAAGTATATGTCTAGCATTTCTGCTCCTGGCAGGCTGTCTGAAGAGAAGTACAACCAACCATTTGGTGCGAAGACAGGGAAGTATTCATTTCCTGGAGTATTCAATCGGTCGATCAATTCAGGTTGTGACCATTCTCCATTTCCACGGACTGAATAGTATAGATCTGCACCACCTTTTCCTCCTGCTTTGTCTGAACAGAAGACAAGTGTATCGCCTGTCAAACTAAAAGTTGGGTGCGCTGTATTGTATCCGGCATTGGTGCTATTCCAAGGGAAGTATTGGTGTTGGCTTTGCTTTTGCCCCTTGCCGATGAATTGAATGCCGAGCACTTCTGTTTTCTGGCCTTCGGCCGAAATATTCACCGTACATGCAATTTCATTCCGAAGATGATCTACGTCGAATGGCCCTAAGTGATGGGAAGCAGGCGACGCATAACCGTCAGGAATGGATACCTCTCCTTCTTCATCAAACCAATGTACCGGGAGCTGTCCTGATTCATCTTGAACCGTAATTAAGCTTTGAGTTCGTCGATCACTGCAGAAGTATCGTTGTCCATCAATTTCCTGAATCGCAAAGTCATTGGCAGGGGTATTCACCTCAGCTTTTTGAATACTGAAGTCTTGTGCCAAGCCAGATAGGCCAGACAGCAGCAAGACGATATGTATCCAAATCTTATTCATCAGAAGAAGCGCGGGTTACTGGCAGCACGTTCAAAGACCAAGTCATAACGCAAGGTCAATTCGTGGGTTCCTGATTGGTAGGAAGCAATGGCAGACATCCAATGATCGTAAGCATAAGCCAGACTCAACTGACCATTAACGTGGTATCGAATCAACCCAACTACTGCCCGCTGCGTTCGATATGAAGCACCAATATCAAGTCGATTGTCATATCGGAAAATGACATTGAAGTCGGTTTGTTGAATTCCTTGTGAAGAGGCAATGAGCATTGCTGACGGACGCAAGGCAAGCATGGGTGTTAGCTTAAGCTCACCTCCAATATTGAGGTAGGTAGGAACAGATTCCATCTCGAATTCAGCCACGTAGCCCTCTCCTGATCTATAGCTTCTTGTCAGCAACGAAGGCACCGAGAAACTTAAGTAGGCAGATTGCCTTTCGTAGTACAACCCAAATCCTGCATCGGGAAGTCCAAAAGTCTGGTTTCCTCCTACGAATTGAGGGTCATTTTCTTCGGTTGTAATGACTTCACTCCATTGATCAGTACCAAATACCCAATGAATGGCCAGTCCTAAACTCAAGGTCGCATTGCGTGTCGGCATTCTGTATGCAAAGGCACCTCCGACTTGGGTAGATTTTGAAACCCCGAACTGATCGTTCCAAGCGGTCAATCCAATTCCGAGTTTTCCATTCTGAGCTGGAGCATGAGCTGATAGTAGATGCGTTCTTGGTGCATCGCTAAAGCCCGCCCATTGCTTACGGTATCCTAAGGCGAATGTGGTTGATTCAGCAGATCCTGCGAATGCCGGATTCAGCGGCAACGCATGATGCATGTACTGAGAAAGCACAGGTGATTGCTGACCAACTACCCCATTCATCAGGAGCAAAAACGCTATGACGATTAATCCTCTCATTCGTACTTAATGATCAAAAATTGGGTGTGAACCTGACCTTGCATTTCCATCACGGCATAGTAGGTAGCCGCTGGTAATTTGTTTCCTCTGCGGTCTGTACCATCCCAACTGTTGTCGTAGTGATCGTTGGCGTAAACGAGGTTTCCGTTTTTGTCAAAGACGTTCAAAGAAACTACCCCTAGCTCATCCAATCCTCGGATGACGAATTCATCGTTGATTCCATCTTGATCGGGAGAGAAACCGTTAGGTACAAGGAAGTCTTTCACCATAACACGTAACGAGTCGCTCATGGTAGGGCAAGGTTCGTTCGATACGGATACAATGAGCATGTATTCTCCTGGCGTTTCCGCGCTAGCGAAGAAAGTATCACCGTCAAACGAAGCATTCAGATCAATAAACTCCCACTCCATTTCTCCAACCCCATTGTATTCATATGGCACTTCAAAAGAGCGTGGAGAATCGAGGAACATATCTTCTCCCAAATCCACAGGTAACGGAGCTTCCACAAAGGTGACTAACACTGCATCTTGATTTACACACCCCATGGTAGAGGTCACCGTCAAATTCAGTTCGAATTCACCGTAAGTATCTGTTTCAATGTCAGGTGAGCTTGTTCCTTCCCCATCAAGGGTCATGATTTCATTCGGCATGTCCCATTCCATGACCGCGCCATCTGTGAAGGCTTCAAGTGAGGCGTTCATGCCACAAACCACAAGGTCATCTCCCGCATTTACTTCAGGCAATGCGTACACGTTCATGGTAATGGAGGCATTTCCTCCGCATTCACCAAGAGCGACTTCAATCGTGACCTCATCACTTCCCGCAATTGCAGGATCATAAATTCCAGAAGGTGCATTTGACGACCAGGTCAATTGATCTGCATTCGTCTGCAATAGCTCAGTAAGATCTACCGATTCCGCGTTAGCGCATACATCAACTTCAGCAGTACTGAAAGACACTTCAACCGCATCAAGAACCGTGATTTCAAACTCGCAGACTTGTGAATTTCCGTGAATGTCAGTCACCTTGTATTGAAGAACTGAAGTACCGATTGGGAAAGAATCACCCGATTCAAGCGTCAATTCATCAATGCGCTCCACTTGTGCCACTCCGCAATTATCTGATGTCTCAGGAGCTGTGAATGTAACCACAGGGTTACAGCTAGAAATATTTTCAGGACAAGTGATCTCAGGGAGAACCATGTCTTTAATTTCAATGGTTGTTGTGCACTGCAATTCTTGTTCAGCCACTTGAGCGCTCCATACCACTTCGTAGACTCCAGGAGCTAAGAAATCTCCTATTTCTGGTCCTGAAACTTGCGAAAGGACAGGCTCGGCACACGGGAATTCAGCGCTTGGTAAGGTGTAATCCAATTCAGCGCCACATGAAAGCGGATCCACCGCCTCGATGATCACCGACTCCTGGCATTCCAGGATCAATTCAACTTCGTAAGTAATTTCAAGTTCTTGTACACATTGTGAAGTTCCGTAGAGGTCTTCTATTGTGAATGTCACTTCAATCAATTCATCGGTCACTTGCGTTCCAGGAGCAGGTTCCTGTGAAACAGAAACAGCATCTCCACATGATTCAAGAATCGAAACATTCCCTGTGTAATCTGGCATCACGTAGAAACACGCATCAACGCTCACTGGATTCAGCACCGTGCACTCAATCTCTGGATTCACTGTAGCGACTATCGTGATTTCAGTGGTACACATGGATTGGTTGTCAAAGGCATCCACAGCCACGAAATCGATCATGTGTACTCCTGGATGGAGAACTTCACCAGCCAAAATAGACTGTGAGAAGTCGACGAGCGAACAGTCGTTGATGATCACCTCGTCGGTGAGATCTTCTAGTACGGTTGTACAATTGGTGATCTCGAAGGTCATGTCTTGTGGACAATCGAGAATCGGGTTCGAATCATCAACCACGGTCAACACTAGACTGCATTCTGAGCTTAGTCCATTGACGTCAGTAATTTCGAAGTTGATGGTATACTCACCGATAGTCAATTCAGTTCCTGCAGCGATTGACTGGTCAATAGAAGCGATTTCGCAGTTATCAAAAGCGGAAATCAATGAAGTCAGATCTTCTAGAAGATAGACACAGTCGCCACTGATTGCACGTACAATCTCATCTCCACAGTCAACCACGGGTGCCATTTCATCTGATACTTGGATATCGAAATCGTACGATTGCGCATTACCATAGATGTCTTCAGCATAAATGGTGATCACATGAACTCCAGCGCTTAACGCGGTTCCTGGGGTTGGTGTTTGAGTTGCGAATTGAATCGCACAATTGTCTTCAACAGAAGCGATGGCAATGAAGTCTGGGGTGCTGAACTCGCAGGCATCAGACAAGTTGAACGACGTTTCTCCAGAGTAGCTAATCACTGGAGATTCTGAGTCTTCTACCTCCAATTCAAAGCTGCAGGTTTCTTCATTTCCATTTTCATCCTGAATCAGCAATTCAATGGTATGGAATCCGGCATTAAGTTGTGTCCCCAGTGTAGGGTTCTGGCTGATTGTGAAACTACCACACGACTCTATGACACTCACGTTATCTGTGAAGTCTTCAAGGGTATACCAGCAGTTGCCGGCAGTCCAACGAATGGTGTTACCCGGACAAGAAACGCTCAATCCACTTGCTCCAGTCACTTGGACTTGGAAGCTGCAAGTGACCATACCGTCGTAGTCGTCGGTAGCCGTCATTGTAATTTCGTGTGTCCCTACAGATAACTCCGTTCCTGGCAGAGGTGACTGTGTGATAGTCAAGCTTCCGCACCCTGTGGATGCGACAACATCTGCAGTAAAATCTTCCAAGATGTATAGGCACTGCGCATTCGAAACTACCGATTGATCATCAGGGCAATCCATTATTGGAGTTCCGGTGAAGACCACCTCTATCGTAGTAGAACACGTGGTTAGATTGTCATAGCTATCAGTCACGTTAAATTCGATCGTGTGCGACCCCATTCCTAAAAGCGTTCCTGCGATTGGAGATTGTGTTACCGTTACAGAATGACAATCACTTACCCCAACTGTGTTCGTCAAATCAGGCAGCTCATAGGTGCATCCTGAGATGTTTTCCGTGAAAGGTTCCACGCAAATGATTTGAGGTGCTGTGTCATCGATAACGTCCAGTGTAAAGCTGCATGTACTTTCATTTCCATGGACGTCCAATACTGTGAATTCGATCGTGTACACATCTACATCGAGCGGCAACCCTGGAGAAGGATCTTGTGTAATCGACTGAATACCGCAAGGATCTTCCGCATTTACTAAGGCTGTAAAGTCTTCTAAAACATAAGCACAGTCGGCCGCAATTGATCGTTGAGCATCACTTGGGCAAATCACCACCGGTGCTGTTGTGTCTTGAACTGTAATGGTCCATTCAATTTGATCTGAATTTCCCGCCGCATCTTCCACGTGAATGGTGCACGTATGATCTCCGATATCAAGTATCGAACCTTGAACAGGAGTCTGTTCTATTAGCGTAACCCCGCAGTTATCATCAAACAGGGCATCAAGGGTGAAGTCAGGCACTTCGAATTCACATTCTTCATTCACTTCGAAAAAGAAGCCGCCGTTGTATGCAACAGCAGGGGCTTGATTGTCTTGAACCGTCAAGTCAAAATTGCATACGGATTGATTGTTAGACTCATCTGTAATGGTAAGCTCAATGGAATGAGTTCCAGCAGTCAATTCTACACCAATAGCTGGTGTTTGCTGAATCGTGACGTTTCCGCATGTTTCGATGTAGATCAATGAAGCGCTGAAATCTTCTACGAAGTAGGTACAGTCATTAGAAAGACTGCGCACGGCATCTGAAGGACAAATAACATTCGGCGCAGTCGTGTCGTTCACGGTGATCTCGAAGGAACAATCTGCGCTATTTCCCAAGAGATCAGTTGCCTCCAAGGTAATGGTGTGCGTCCCAATTCCAAGATCAGTTCCCGGTGACGGAGTTTGAGTTATTGAGTACGAACCGCATGGCTCATAAACAAGCGCACTCACGGTGAAATCGGGAAGTTCATAAGTACACGCCGCTGAAGCATCTACCGTCAGATCGCTTGGGCAGGTAATCACAGGTGCCACTATATCATCAACTGCCACTTGGAATGTACATTCACTCTCGTTGCCGAAAGGGTCAATTCCTGTGATGGTAATTTGGTGCAATCCATAGTTCAAGATGGTTCCAGGTCCTGGAGACTGGGAATATGAACCATCATCACATCCTGAAGAAGAAGACAGTCCAAGGGTATAGTCTGGCAATACGAATTCACAGTCTGCATTGGCGAAATGGAACTGATCATTCGGACAGTTAAAAACAGGAGCTTGGGTATCAGACACGACCAAACTAGAAGTACAACTATCACTATTCCCTCCGTCGTCTGTTGCGGTGAACGTGATTGCATAGCTACCCGGTGTCAATTCTGTTCCAACAGGAATAGATTGTGTTACCACAAAACTGCAATCATCGGTGACAGAAGGCAATGACGTCAGGTCTTCCATTGTATACGTACATGCTCCGTTCGTTGATTTATCAATCTGAACTACGCAGGCTACAAGTGGAGCTGTTGTGTCAGAGGCAAAGAGTTCGATTCCAGCAGAGGTAGAACATCCATTCGCATCGGTGATATTTAATTGGTATTCACCCGCGCTGAGGTTATTGAAGGTGATCAGCCCTGAGTTCGGTGCTACACCTGAGTAGGCTGCCGGGAGATTGAATCCATCAGCAACCGTAATTTGTGTGAATGAGTAGTTGTAAGGACCTGTTCCTCCAGTAATCTGGAAGGTAGCACTCCCATCAGCAGACGCACAGCTCGGTGAAGTGACCGATTGCAATGCGACAACCAGTGCCTCTGGTTCCGTGACTGTTACATCAAATTCTGAAATGCACGATGAAGAGGTTATGACTGTCAAGGTATATTCACCTGCTGATAGATCCTGTAGATTCAAGGCGGCGTCACCGTCAATTCCTAACTCATCCCATGAGAACAGGTAGAGGTCAGCATCGCCGTTGACGTTTACAACGATTTCTCCATCAGAAGCACCATTGCATGACACATGAGTAGTCTCGATATTCAAGTCTGGAGCGTCTACGCAGAATGAGAAGTAGTCACCATCATTCAATACGATCTCTGCAAAGCGTTTCGAACCATTCGACTGCAGGCAGTATGCTCGATCCAAGGTCGCAAATGAAGGGTCACTTGAATGCACGATGAGCGTTGTATACGGGTTAGCAGGTACATCAGGAATTTCAATTCGAACCGTTGATTCGACTCCTTGATTCTGCGTTTTCCAAACTCGTCCCATTCTTGCGCCTGGCATACCTAACCATTCCACGATAGCGTGACCATTTTGACCATCATGCGTAATACCGAGGTAATCCATGTTGTCGAGAGTATATGGATCAACCATTTCGATATTCAAGAAATTACCGTTCTCCCATGAACGTGCTTTCCATTGTTTGAAACGACGTTCATCATCGCGACCGATCACAGCAGATCCCTGGACGTATTCATCAGAGGAAAAATCAAGCACTTTCGTGCCATCAGAGGCGAGGTAACCATGAGCAACTTCAGCGTCTAAGGTGATACCATAGTTCATGGCCAAACTTGAACGAACAGCTAATAGATCATCTCCTTGCAGCACTCCTTCATAAGCGACCAATTCGAAAAGAACTCCTTCGAATCCTTCTCCAGCACTATACGCCTCAGCCAACATGCCGAGGGTAAACGGACCTCCATCAATGGCATCTCCATTCATGAAAATAGAGTAGCCCAAATCAGCGGCATCTAATTTGTCAAGTCCTACCGTGTTTGACCAAAGCGTGTCTTTCGCGTTGACAATAACCGCTTCGAATTGGTTCTGGGTATCATAAACCCACTCCACGAGTAGTGGTCCGATTTGATCATTGTGCGCCGTAGGTTCGCAAGAAACATTCGAAGGACTATTCATCTCAATGGTAGTCTCATCAACACGAAGATCATAGCCCTCGCTTTGACTTCCCATGGAGAACAGCGGTCCGGCTGCAGCCTCGAGTGAGTCTGGCCATAGCACTGCTAGGACATGCAGTCCATTTCGGTTTCCTGTAATTGGAGTCTCGGAAAGGACGAGGTTCTGATCACCATTGAAAAGAATCCCGGCGTGCGCATTGATCAGATTAGGCATGTAGATTGGAGCTACAGCATCTGATTCCACATTCATCTCATTGGCCGGTGTGAGTGATTCACCCTTTGCCAATTCTTCAAGTTTAAAGATCTCCGCTGATTGCCCTTCTAATTGGGTTCCATCTACACCAAACGCAGTGCTATCAGCTTCCACCCAAAGTTCGAGTCGACATGACCCGGCACCTGGGTTGATGCCTGCATTCTCTTTGTGTGTCACTACCACGTTGTTAGAGACAAATAGTCCGCAAGCTGGGTCATCAGTCACCACCCGGTATTTCCCGGGTTGAGCATTGGGTACTTCGATGGAAGTTCCATCCAAAGTAAAAAGCGTGTTCCAGATAATGTCATTCGTACTGAACTGCAGGGCGCGCCCGGTATTTTCTGCAGAGTAGCTCAGGTATAGTGTTTCTCCAGGGCAGATTTCAGACTCTTCTACGGTCAGTACTCCAGCTTCAGGAGGTGAACAGCACAAGAGACTTCCATTCACGGGATGATCGATCAGTGCAATGACTGCGTTGTGAAGTTCAGGCACTTCTGCATCGGTGAAACTTCCAAAACCAGCTCCCCCAGTTCCACCAAAGAAACTCAGTGAATCATTGACATGTGCAATGGAGCAGAGGCGATCATCACCAGAACCGCTCAAGGCTTGAGACCATAGAAGTGATCCGTCAGTATCGAAAGACATTGTCAGTCCTTCCGTGTCAGCTCCGCTTTCGACAATATTGCCGTTCACATAAATATTTGAACTGTAGCTTCCACAAATGACTGGATTGCCGTGGTTATCGCATTTTACATCATATAGATGGTTAGATTGATGTCCACCATAATCCACAAGAAGGTTCACCCATTCAGGTGCACCTGTACTTAAATTCATCTTAGCTAAGAAGATATCGTCGTTACTTCCCCAATCTATGTATGCACCACCAAAATCGGTCGGGTTAAAGAACCCCGCATAGATTGAGCCTGTGACATACACGCCCTCACAATTGATATCGAGTCCAAAGCCTCGTAGTTCATTAAGATTATGAAGAAATCGATTCGCCCAAAGTAATTGTCCTTCAGAAGAGAAGGTCAATAAGAAGAGGTCATTTAAGGTGTCAATTGACCAATAGAACATCGAATACGAGTTCTGACCATCAATTACGGCAAAGTCGTAAGAATTGAAATTTCCCACGACACCGAGTTTACCCTCGAAATAAGCCAATTGCGGATGTCGATCTTCGATCTGTGAGATATCAAAGACATTCCACCAATCACCGAAGATGCTTTGCCAGATTGAATTTCCTTCAGGATCAATTTTGCGAAGTAGGAATTGAGCGTTGTTTCCAAAGGAGTAATCGTCAACTGTCAATCCGAATCCTTCCGAACTGTACAGAACATACCATCCGTCATCTCCTCGGGCAATATCTAAAACAGCCGTATCCTGAAAATCCGAAACGTGTTGGTTCCAGATGACTTGTCCTTCCTCGGATACTCTTAGAAGTGTGGCTCCCGCATTTCCAATGTTGTAATCATCATCAATCGCGACATCGATTGACGTTCCTGTGACAGTGGCGTTTCCGCTAGTATAACCTCCCACTAGAATTCCTCCTTCAGGTGCGAGATCTACTGTAAGCATTTTGTCATCTCCTGGTGAGGAAATATCCATCATCCAGAGAAGTTCTCCTTCATCGTTGATCGCAACTACCATAGCATCAGCATCGCTTCCAGCCGCGACGGGATTGAATTCAAACGCAACATCAGCAATGTTAGTTGAGACCACATCACCCGCTGACCCCACATAGTAACCTACAGCATACAAAATGGAGGCTTCTGCATCATACGCCATATCGACGAATGTCTGCTCACCTTCACCTTGTGCTGCGAAAGCCCATTGCAACGTCTGTCCGTGCACCGCATTCGATGCTACAGACAAAAGCAGCAGGATCAATCCTTTAAGGGTGGTTGTCATGATCTGATAGTTAGTCCGTGTCATTTCGACACCTAGGCTTACGTGCTTTCTTTCTGTAGGTTACATTCTGAAAGTCCTGTGGTCCTGATCTTCAGTGTTTATCAGATTGTTCTTGCATTTTTTCACGAACGCAGACTTCCAAAATCGAACTGAGCTTACGACCTTCGTGGAAAGCACCATACGATGAAATCCAAACTCCTCACCTTCTGGCTTGCAGCGGTGTTCCTTCACCTGATCAGCTGCACCGCATCTGCTCCTTCCGAAGATGCTCGGCATATGGCCATTTCCGACACATTCGAAATCCAAGGTCATCGAGGTGCGCGAGGCTATCTACCTGAGAATAGCATCCCTGGTTTTGTTTTGGCCTTAGAACAAGGTGCGCAGGTACTAGAGTTTGATCTTTGTGTTTCTCGAGATTCGCAATTGGTTGTGAATCATGAGCCTTGGTTGAACAAGAAGATTTGCCTCGATCCACAAGGAAATCCAATTGAGAATGAAGAAGACTGGAAACTCTTCAGCATGGATATGGAGACCATTCGAGGTTGCGATTGCGGGAGCTTGGGTAACCCGAGATTTCCAACGCAGGCAAAGCGTTCCGTATCTCGTCCGGCGTTATGGGAGGTCGTTCAAGTAGCTGAAATGATGCGCACAAAAGGCGATTCAGCCAAGGTTCGCTACAACATTGAAATCAAATTTGAAGAAGGCGGTGAAGGTATTTACCACCCGACTGCTGATCAGTTCGCTTCGTTAGTTATTGGTGAACTGCTTGAACTCGGGATTTATGATCGCACCACCGTACAGTCATTCTCTGCCGAGGTTTTGGAAGCTTTGCATGCGATTGACCCGAAGTTATCTACCTCATGGTTGGTTGAAGATGACGCTAGCGCGGAAGAGCAATTGGCACGTCTGACCTTCGTTCCGACGGTCTTCAGTCCGGACTTTAGTTCACTTTCTGCTGATGACATTGACTATTGTCACGCCAATGGCACCAAAGTCATTCCATGGACAGTGAATGATCAAGCAGATATGATTTCGTTGATTGAATTAGGAGTTGATGGAATCATCACAGACTATCCGAAAGAGCTTGCCGTTGTTGTGGAAGAGAAAAGAACCGAAACGGAAAGTCTTTAAAAAGGAAAAGCGCACTATAATAGCACGCTCATATTCCTATTTTGGTTAAGGTAGTAAGGTCTTTTTCTGTAATTCGTCGACGAATATAGGGCTTTTCTCGCTAAAAACCATGCGTTTACCGAATTTTTCCATGATTCAGACTTTCGGTGCAACTTTGTCGCTGAATCTTGTCACTATAAATGTAAAGCCTGCATCCAGATGAATTTAAACCGAATAATTGTCGCTCTCATCGCGATCATTTTTGCTTCATGTAGCACCTCAAATGACGTGGTAAGCGACCGATTTATCCAGAAAAGAAAGTACCGTAAAGGATACTTTATAGCGAACCACCAAAAGAGTAAAGCTGACAAAGCTGAAACGGTAAAGGCCCTAGCTCCCCGTACAGATGGAGTGGAACAAATTGCCACTGAACGCAACGAACCACAACTACAAGGCCCCGCATCATGGGATCTCCCTCAGAATAGTCCTTCATCAGTCGACCATCAACCATCAACGGTCAACCAACCGTCAACCGTCAACCGTCAACCGTCCACTATCGAAGAAATAGCTGTTCAAGAAGAACCTTCGGTAGAGCCAAAAGCGGGTAAACCGCTATTCGACGCTAAAGACTGGGACAAAACTATTGCGCCTCAGATTCAGAAAGCGCGTGTATCGAATGACAATGCAGAACTGGCGATCTACCTTATCATCGCTTTCTTCCTCCCTCCAATTCCTATTTACATTCTATACGGACTAGAAATCGAATTCTGGCTTTCGCTTGTACTATTCATATTGGGTTGGTTACCAGGTGTGATCTACGCATTCGTTAAGATCTTACAGGTATACCGCTGAGTCTAAATGCAATGACTACCTTTGCGGCGAATTTGGTATTCAGATAAAGATCCATAATGAAAGTAAAAAACAACGACACGATTCGTGTACACTACAAAGGGACACTCACTAACGGAGACCTTTTTGACTCTAGTGAAGGCCGTGAACCACTTGAATTTACTGTAGGTTCAGGACAAGTGATCCCTGGGTTTGACTCAGCTGTGATCGATATGGAAGTAGGAGAAGCGAAGGCTTTCCTTATCCCTTGTGATGATGCTTACGGACAAGCTGATGAGCGTCTGGTTCAGGAAGTAGGTCGCGATCAATTGCCGGAAGATATGCAGCCAGAAGTTGGTATGATGCTTTCTTCTCAATTGCCAAACGGTCAGCAGATTCCAGTGAAAGTTGTGGAAGTAACAGATGCTTCGATCAAAATTGATGCAAACCACCCACTTGCTGGAGAAGACCTCAACTTTGAGATTACCCTCGTAGAGATTGTATAATCTCCAATGATAACATTGAAAAGGGCCGCTGATGCGGCCCTTTTTTATTTCAGCAATTTAAATGCGTGACTCCATCGATTCTCTCTGAATCCCGGAATACACCAGAGCATACACAAGGGCTCGATGGCTCTCGCCCCTTCTACTCCGCCCATGTCTTCAATGTCGTGGCCAAATTTTAATAGCATTTCTCGAACTTCTTCTTTGGCTTCATCGCTATTCCCTGCGATGAACATCGTTGGCTTTCCTCCTTCAAATTGAGGGTCAACCATAAATGCACTTCCGATACTGTTAAACGCCTTGACGAAGTTCGCCTCAGGCT
Coding sequences within it:
- a CDS encoding YqaE/Pmp3 family membrane protein yields the protein MNLNRIIVALIAIIFASCSTSNDVVSDRFIQKRKYRKGYFIANHQKSKADKAETVKALAPRTDGVEQIATERNEPQLQGPASWDLPQNSPSSVDHQPSTVNQPSTVNRQPSTIEEIAVQEEPSVEPKAGKPLFDAKDWDKTIAPQIQKARVSNDNAELAIYLIIAFFLPPIPIYILYGLEIEFWLSLVLFILGWLPGVIYAFVKILQVYR
- a CDS encoding FKBP-type peptidyl-prolyl cis-trans isomerase, producing MKVKNNDTIRVHYKGTLTNGDLFDSSEGREPLEFTVGSGQVIPGFDSAVIDMEVGEAKAFLIPCDDAYGQADERLVQEVGRDQLPEDMQPEVGMMLSSQLPNGQQIPVKVVEVTDASIKIDANHPLAGEDLNFEITLVEIV